In one window of Blattabacterium sp. (Cryptocercus punctulatus) str. Cpu DNA:
- the serS gene encoding serine--tRNA ligase, which produces MLQPTFIRNNRKKVLLGLKKRNFQKVYLIDEILTLDKKKELKTVLNKISKEENIISKNISHLILNMDKGIKINSLKEKSLFLKKKKDFNIQLKNIIQCLEEKLNQIPNIPNEKVKKNADKDDILFQEGPIYSTIMEGALTHWELSKKFHLFDLLLGTKICGSGFSVYIGKGAKLQRSLIQYFLDQNIRASYTEYSFPYLINEKSGYSTGQIPDKEGQMYLIEKDNFYLIPTGEIPLMNCYRDNILTYKDLPIKATTYTSCFRREAGSYGSKVRGLNRLHQFEKVEIIQITSHETSYYYLEEMILHVRNILKSLELPFRILRLIGKDLGYSSSITYDFEVYSMAQKKWLEVSSISNCTNFQSNRLNLRYKTITGKMEFCHTLNGSSLALPRIIAALLENNQTVNQINIPKVLIPYTGFDNIK; this is translated from the coding sequence ATGCTTCAACCAACTTTTATACGTAATAATAGGAAAAAAGTTTTATTAGGATTAAAAAAAAGAAACTTTCAGAAAGTTTATTTGATAGATGAAATATTAACTTTAGATAAAAAAAAAGAATTAAAAACTGTTCTGAACAAAATTTCAAAAGAAGAAAATATAATATCCAAAAATATAAGTCATCTTATTCTGAATATGGATAAAGGTATAAAAATAAATTCTTTAAAAGAAAAATCCCTTTTTTTAAAAAAAAAAAAAGATTTTAATATTCAATTAAAAAATATTATTCAATGTTTAGAAGAAAAACTAAATCAAATACCTAATATACCCAATGAAAAAGTAAAAAAAAATGCCGATAAAGATGATATTCTTTTTCAAGAAGGTCCTATTTATTCAACAATAATGGAAGGAGCCCTTACTCATTGGGAATTATCTAAAAAATTTCATTTATTCGACTTATTATTAGGTACGAAAATATGTGGATCTGGTTTTTCAGTTTATATTGGAAAGGGGGCTAAATTACAAAGAAGTTTGATTCAATATTTTTTAGATCAGAATATCCGTGCTTCATATACAGAATACAGTTTTCCATATCTTATAAATGAAAAGTCAGGATATTCAACAGGACAAATTCCGGATAAAGAAGGTCAAATGTATTTAATAGAAAAAGATAATTTTTATCTTATCCCAACTGGCGAAATTCCTCTTATGAATTGTTATAGAGATAATATACTTACATATAAAGACTTACCAATAAAAGCTACTACTTATACTTCTTGCTTTAGAAGGGAAGCGGGATCTTATGGTTCTAAAGTTAGAGGATTAAATAGATTACATCAATTTGAAAAAGTGGAAATTATTCAAATTACTTCTCATGAAACTTCCTATTATTATTTAGAGGAAATGATTTTACATGTTAGAAACATTCTAAAATCTTTAGAATTACCGTTTCGAATACTTCGTTTAATTGGTAAAGATCTCGGTTATTCATCTTCTATAACTTATGATTTTGAAGTATATTCTATGGCACAAAAAAAATGGTTAGAAGTAAGTTCAATTTCAAATTGCACTAATTTTCAATCTAATAGATTAAATCTTCGATATAAAACTATTACAGGAAAAATGGAGTTTTGTCATACACTTAATGGAAGCTCATTAGCTTTACCACGAATTATTGCCGCTTTATTAGAAAATAATCAAACTGTAAATCAAATTAATATTCCTAAAGTTTTAATTCCTTATACAGGATTTGATAATATTAAATAA